One part of the Arvicanthis niloticus isolate mArvNil1 chromosome 15, mArvNil1.pat.X, whole genome shotgun sequence genome encodes these proteins:
- the LOC117720732 gene encoding trypsin-4: MKIIIFFAFLGAAVALPANDDDDKIIGGYTCPKHSVPYQVSLHDGTSHQCGGSLITEQWVLSAAHCYKRRLQVRLGEHNIHVLEGGEQFIDPEKIIRHPKYNKDTFDNDIMLIKLKSPAILNSQVSTISLPRSCASTDAQCLVSGWGNTVSIGGKYPALLQCLEAPVLSDSSCKNSYPGKITSNMFCLGFLEGGKDSCDGDSGGPVVCNGEVQGIVSWGSICAMRGKPGVYTKVCNYLSWIHETMANN, encoded by the exons ATGAAGATCATCATCTTCTTCGCTTTCCTGGGAGCTGCTG TTGCTCTCCCtgctaatgatgatgatgacaagatTATTGGAGGCTACACATGTCCGAAGCATTCTGTTCCTTACCAGGTGTCTTTGCATGATGGCACTAGTCATCAGTGTGGAGGCTCCCTGATCACTGAACAGTGGGTACTGTCTGCTGCTCACTGCTACAAAag GAGACTCCAGGTTCGCCTTGGTGAACACAATATTCATGTCCTTGAGGGTGGTGAGCAATTCATTGATCCAGAAAAGATTATTCGACACCCCAAGTATAACAAGGACACTTTCGACAATGACATCATGCTGATTAAATTGAAGTCACCTGCCATCCTTAACTCCCAAGTATCCACAATCTCTCTGCCCAGATCTTGTGCATCTACAGATGCTCAGTGCCTTGTGTCTGGCTGGGGAAATACTGTGAGCATTGGTG GCAAATACCCAGCGCTCCTTCAATGTCTGGAAGCCCCTGTCCTCTCTGACAGTTCTTGCAAAAATTCCTACCCAGGCAAGATCACTAGCAACATGTTCTGCCTGGGATTCCTGGAGGGTGGAAAGGACTCTTGTGAT GGTGATTCTGGTGGTCCCGTTGTCTGCAATGGAGAGGTCCAGGGTATTGTCTCCTGGGGTTCAATCTGTGCAATGAGAGGGAAACCTGGTGTTTACACCAAAGTGTGCAACTACCTGAGCTGGATTCATGAGACCATGGCGAACAACTGA
- the LOC117720789 gene encoding trypsin-4-like, whose translation MKIIIFFAFLGAAVAFPANDDDDKIVGGYTCQKHSVPYQVSLHDGTGHQCGGSLISEQWVLSAAHCYKRQLQVRLGEHNIHVLEGGEQFIDAEKIIRHPKYTRKPLDNDIMLIKLKSPAILNSQVSTVSLPRSCASTDAQCLVSGWGNTVSIGGKYPALLQCLEAPVLSDSSCKHSYPGQITSNMFCLGFLEGGKDSCDGDSGGPVVCNGEVQGIVSWGSICAMRGKPGVYTKVCNYLSWIHETMANN comes from the exons ATGAAGATCATCATCTTCTTCGCTTTCCTGGGAGCTGCTG TTGCTTTCCCTGCTAATGATGATGACGACAAGATTGTTGGAGGATATACATGTCAGAAGCATTCGGTTCCTTACCAGGTGTCTTTGCATGATGGCACTGGccatcagtgtggtggttccttgATCAGTGAACAGTGGGTACTGTCTGCTGCTCACTGCTACAAAAG GCAACTCCAAGTTCGCCTTGGAGAACACAATATTCATGTTCTTGAGGGTGGTGAGCAATTCATTGATGCAGAAAAGATCATTCGACACCCCAAGTATACCAGGAAGCCTTTGGACAATGACATCATGCTGATTAAATTGAAGTCACCTGCCATCCTTAACTCCCAAGTATCCACAGTCTCTCTGCCCAGATCCTGTGCATCTACAGATGCTCAGTGCCTTGTGTCTGGCTGGGGAAATACTGTGAGCATTGGTG GCAAATACCCAGCGCTCCTTCAATGTCTGGAAGCCCCTGTCCTCTCTGACAGTTCTTGCAAACATTCCTACCCAGGCCAGATCACCAGCAACATGTTCTGCCTGGGATTCCTGGAGGGTGGAAAGGACTCCTGTGAT ggtGATTCTGGTGGTCCTGTGGTCTGCAATGGAGAGGTCCAGGGTATTGTCTCCTGGGGCTCAATCTGTGCAATGAGAGGGAAACCTGGTGTTTACACCAAAGTGTGCAACTACCTGAGCTGGATTCATGAGACCATGGCGAACAACTGA